The proteins below are encoded in one region of Pomacea canaliculata isolate SZHN2017 linkage group LG7, ASM307304v1, whole genome shotgun sequence:
- the LOC112568796 gene encoding ribosomal RNA processing protein 1 homolog: MENSVEVKFAQRLASNEKKTRDRSLKYLKKYIAVRSAKTEFSRDELMKLLKGLHYSMWMQDKPLIQEELSNKIATVMDSFSSPQAALNFAACFFATEAREWKSLDQWRMDKFMMLVRDLLRQTFKVAQNAGWDECASTVAGMIKEEVMRPDKEEIPDSLRLHLADIFLDELRTVGAEQLTGHQIGILLEPFYHFIQNSHRLHVTDRIIHQTFGCILQQAKSERTRTADKDIKNRPAQLQYSYKDIAATLFELAGASTCSAKVRRKIYKFVKVFCDTIGATSHLVPASRNVNTECKNVQQSLTENHATNQLIPGDSKATPVSKKRKQTRLQNDEHIRCQPIRTDFSTPLQAASKITAHKAGSEKKQVVFNLDKNSSQDLDEFLQNGTQTVCSPMPSVSPRPGILKPSPATPGPKRQKLSSENKIPLKKTSLSLEQKTERVMKQIKKAQKLSRFEAKKQKQKLKRPKRH; this comes from the exons ATGGAGAACTCTGTGGAGGTCAAGTTTGCACAACGGCTTGcatcaaatgaaaagaaaacacgCGACCGTTCgctgaaatatttaaagaaatatatcgCTGTGAGGTCGGCAAAAACAG AGTTTAGTCGGGATGAGCTGATGAAGTTACTGAAGGGTCTTCACTATTCCATGTGGATGCAGGATAAGCCTCTCATTCAG GAAGAGCTGTCCAACAAGATTGCAACTGTCATGGACTCCTTTTCGTCACCTCAGGCCGCCTTAAATTTTGCTGCCTGCTTTTTCGCCACAGAGGCTCGAGAATGGAAATCATTGGATCAGTGGCGGATGGATAAATTTATGATG CTGGTGCGTGACCTGCTAAGGCAGACATTTAAGGTTGCCCAGAATGCAGGATGGGATGAGTGTGCTTCAACAGTAGCAGGCATGATTAAGGAAGAGGTGATGAGGCCAGACAAGGAAGAGATACCTGACAGTTTACGTTTGCACTTGGCTGATATCTTTCTGGATGAGCTGAGGACAGTCGGTGCAGAACAG CTGACTGGCCATCAGATTGGTATCCTACTGGAACCCTTCTACCACTTCATCCAAAACTCCCATAG GCTTCATGTCACAGACCGCATTATTCACCAGACTTTTGGCTGCATTCTTCAGCAAGCAAAATCAGAGCGGACCAGGACTGCagacaaagatattaaaaacagACCAGCACAGCTACAG TACAGCTACAAAGACATAGCAGCCACGCTCTTTGAACTTGCTGGGGCTTCTACATGCTCCGCTAAAGTACGACGTAAAATCTACAAATTTGTGAAAGT GTTCTGTGACACCATTGGTGCCACAAGCCATCTGGTTCCAGCTTCCAGAAATGTCAATACAGAGTGCAAAAATGTGCAACAGAGTTTGACAGAGAATCATGCGACAAACCAGTTGATCCCAGGGGACTCAAAAGCTACACCAGTCagcaaaaagagaaagcaaacaaGATTGCAAA ATGATGAACACATTAGATGTCAGCCTATTAGAACAGACTTTTCAACCCCTTTGCAAGCTGCATCCAAAATCACTGCACATAAA GCTGGCTCAGAGAAAAAGCAGGTGGTGTTCAATCTGGACAAAAACTCCTCTCAAG aTCTTGACGAGTTTCTTCAGAATGGTACTCAGACCGTGTGTTCACCTATGCCTTCTGTGTCGCCCAGACCTGGCATCTTGAAACCCTCTCCCGCCACTCCTGGGCCAAAGAGGCAGAAACTTTCCTCAGAGAACAAAATTCCCTTAAAGAAGACATCCTTGTCACTTGagcaaaagacagaaagagtgATGAAGCAGATAAAGAAGGCTCAGAAACTGTCACGGTTTGAAGctaaaaagcaaaagcaaaagcttAAAAGGCCAAAGCGCCATTGA